The Quercus lobata isolate SW786 chromosome 9, ValleyOak3.0 Primary Assembly, whole genome shotgun sequence region cttctatttataggagttttggggtgggtgagcgacacgtggcggaacttgattggtgacacatgtcacagcctgattggttCGCTTGTGTTATCGCTTACACGTACTGgattgcttgagtcatcgcttacacatgcgaagctgcttgagtcatcgcttacacatgCGCTGAAGCATGATTGgttcttgcatgacacttggcaaatttctattggcttctgaatagtgatagcaaaacctagcagcaatacatggtactctgtaattggctgtattttgtggacttgataatgtgacgtgtcagcttgtgataggtcgggaattttccctctctacaccAAACACAACAGAATAAATCTCTGTTGAGAAACATATATAGTTTGCTCAAGACCAAACTATAGTAGAGATACAAGGTTATTGGTAATTATTACGTATTTTCACTATCATGCATCAATTCGAGTAGTATAAGCCTTTAAATAAAATGTCATTGGGATAAGATAAACTCTAATCTTAAATTCTTGTATttgatttaagaaataaatttaaaataaatgtcTGTGACTAAATACACATTTCTATAAAATCCATAATaacaaacattatttaaaaaacattatttatatTGACATAACAACAAACATAGTTGACTTTAATTTGATCttcaaacaattaaatttatggaACGATTATAAAATGAGATCATTAGTTTTAAGCTCCTTCTTTTCGTATATCAATTTCATTCAAAGTGCAAATATTTCCATGCTTACCTACTTGCGAATAAGAGGAAAGTGttgaatttgataaaaaatgtcttaatttttttgtttttaataatttgataattgaggAAGGGGATTAAACCTTGAACATGTCTATTGAATATTGATATATTAGGGAGTACCATTAAGCTAAGgttctaaaataaatttcttaactaaatttttttcataaatttttgtaaACTCAATGCACATTGCCATGATAAGACCATAACAAACTTTATCTTTAACGTTTCTATGCTGCTCTTTGAGTCgtcattttatcattttatttgtgGTTTAAAATGGGGGAGAGTTAGTAAAAATCTAACTAACCCATTGGACaaacaaaagattgaaaagaaggaaaacaaatgaTTTGACAATGTTAAACCTTCCTTTTCAATTCATTTCATATGCAGATATTTGTTGCCAGGCATATCTGCATATGCGAGAATATAAAACGCAACATAACATAATTTAGAAAAAGATTGACTAAGGCTTGGGTTGATATGTTTGCTAAATGCACCATAACAAAATGCATTATAGTAATTTCTAGAAAACTAATCAGATAAGAGTGGTTGTTGAAAAGTGTAGATAGAGACCTCATGTAGGTATGTATTATAAGGTAAATTTGACTGTCAAGGAATTACAGAACAATGcctatcaaaaaaaggaaattgtagAACATAATATGGTATGGTTTGGGGGTAGTTCGTGATAGTGGAAGCCAATGTATAGGAGCTATGCATGCAAAAAAAGCAGGGAATAACCAAATTGCAGTTATGAAATTGTCATATGGTTGTTTGCAGTTGTTCTTAtgaatgattatttgatttagattttctttcattattattttttttttacaattattattacaatTATGATAGTTCATATACAATTAGAAAGCTTTTATGTATAAACTAtactttcataaattttttgtcTGTGCATTGCACAGGTTAGTGACTAATTTGTAAATACTATATAACCAAAGACGTTTAACCATTGGTTGACTTCCTTAAGTTAAGTTGTGTCACATTAGATTTGGAGGCCTCAAAAGTTTCCATGTATGcattgttttaattaaaaaaaaaaaaaattcttctgaTTTTATACCCAACGTTGTTCAACTCTTTCCCCTTTGCACTCTCTCTATCCATACGttaacttctctctctccaGGAAGGATAACCGGCAACCACAACCCAGCTATTGTGGAGCCCAACCGCCCACCATCATTTTTAATCACCGCtgtcttctcctctctctccaCTCTCCACTCTCCAAGTTGGACCGAAATCTTGACTGACATATGGGTCCCTCACCTAGCTGAGAAGGCATGACGTTTCATGGTTGCAATGGGAGTCGTGTTCACCATGACCCACTGCTCACAGTCAgctatattaaaataattgtgaaataagggtaaaattgattatgattttagtttaaaaaaaaattgattatgattttaaaaaactgtaggttaaaagttgtgaaaaatattttgaaaataatttgtttggtaactaataatgttgtttgtattttttaaaaatatatgtgggTGAATAAGTATatggaaatacgtgtaatattgtttataaactgaaaacatgtgtttaaacatatGTACCAAACGAACGGTAGTTTCTAGATTAATTGCTCTCATTCATGTATATCATTTGAATCAATAATCTAGAGTTAAGAGTAACATTACATGCGCAactttttcacaatatttttgcaTCGTATCCTAGGCCTAGGTAGTAAGCTTTGTTGGTTATTATTTGGGAACATTACtgaatttacttttttattcattagtaataatttgttacttaagatttattatgaaattgttttgaaaacgtTATTGACATAACATTACCCTTTTCTTAATTACTGGGTTGATATGTTGTAATTAGTGTTGAACTAACATGATATTAGTGGTGAGGCCatataaaactataaaagtaATTTTGCACTACTCATAACTTGATTGTTGAACGAATTGTGAAATAAGTTGTAAGAACACTAGCAATGGATGTgttaaatactaaatttttagcatttagcacacaaatcactaaaaaaaacaaattgaatgtatcaaatgcttaaaaaaaatttagcatatgGTAGAAGGCTGGAACTAGAatgctaaaattaaaacttattttttattagatttctCACTCTccttttttacttcttttgtCAATCTCTCACTTCTCTCTTAGCTCTTTCTTTCACTCTCTCGTCCCTCTCCACTCTCAAACCAACCTTTCACCACGGATCAACTTCTTTTATTTCACTCTAACTCCTCTCTCAGTTTGTTATACTCTATCcaaattccatttttatttttattttcattttcaaatctTTGCTTAATCTAGCCTTGAACTTGACACTGGTGCTTCTCCAGTCTCCTCCATCCTTTACTAAAAGGTGAGAATTTTTTGTTCATTATCTCGGTTGAGCTCAAATTTGagctttgaattattttttttacttcccCTTTTCCTTGATACACCTCCTCTCCCTATATATTACAACaagaatttataaattttcttcCTCTGTCTCAACGAATTGGGTGTTTTGTGGGATTCTTGTGCTTGATGACTTGCCTCTTCAGCTGAACTTGTTTGCAAGACaaaaatatttggttttaagttttttatttcttgGACCGTTggaagaaagaattaaaaaaaaaggatgatgGAAAAATGTTTGAAATAGAATTTAGAATAGAATAGCTTTCTTTCTAATATTTATGTAAATACCCGAAATGGGTAGACTAAATTTTCCATTATAATATATTATGGAAAACGTactctaatttcattttattttttattttttatttttttgtggtaCAATATGGCTTTGCCATCTCCAAATTATACTCACATCCAACATATATAGTTTACACACTAATACTGCATCCTTCAATTCAACGCTACTCATACTTGTGCATGACATTTGCCCCAAATATGGTTTCCATAGTAGTACCTTTTCCCCCTCAAATAATTTCCCTATGCACCGGACTTAATCAAAAACAATAAGCATGGAAAATAAAAACGCTCTTCCTAATAAGCAACCATTCTATAATCAATTTAAATTCTACAAGGATGTGTTGTAAATCCTTGGTTTACATTCACCAATAAGAGAATGTCACATcatcatttacaaaaaaattgaatataattTTCACATTATAACAACCCATTTAATATCCTATTCGATTTGTGAAATATGATATAATAGATTGTTATTGTTTGTAGTAacatgtattgaattttaagtaaaaaaaattaatgtggtAAGATATGATTTACACCACGTCCTTGTCAAATTTAGACTCTTCTATAATCAATATGCTAAAGCAAACTCAAACAATCAAATTGAGTAACTCCATAATGACACGTCAGTATCAATTTCCATGTCATCTCCACCATAATAATGAGGTGGAGGCAACAACATCCCTTCTGCCATATTTGCCAACAACCTCGGCATGCCAAAAACCGCCTCCTCATCGATAAAAAACACACCTTTCGCCTCTGTCTCCGTCGCTTCTGCTGTAGTTGCGATCGACATCGCATTTTTCCCCATTGGCCTCAATTCATCCCCGGATGCCTTGTCTAGCTCCGTCGGCCTAAACATCTCGGCCGCCTCAACTGCAGCCCGCTGAATATCCTTTGCCTCCGCTGATGCTGGCATTGGCAACCTCCACGTTGAATCGGCAAAATTAAGACATGCAGAGTGGCCACGAAGGGCCATTGCCGCCACATCATGTGCACGTGCTGCCATTTCAACCGTAGGGAAAGTCCCAAGCCAAATCCTTGACTTCTTATTAGGCTCACGCACTTCACAAACCcatttctttgagtttttcCTCCTCACTCCACGGTATACTGGGTGTCTTGTCTCCTTGAACTTTTTTCTTCCAGCTTGTTTCTTAGGAGTCTTGGAAGCCAACATAACCTCCTCATTCGACAACTTCATCATGCGAGTACTGTCACTCTCTGACTCAGATGACCAAATATCATACCCCACTAGATATTGTGGGTATGAGAAATGCTTAAAAATATCCATGTGtctaaaataaagataaatctCAAAATGGCCTAATTTATATCAATGAAATACACTAAAAAAGATAGTAGTAAgtggtgtttgtgtttgttgaaGGAGTAAGAAGAGTGAGTAGTAGAAGTTAAGTAagtggtgtttgtgtttttgtttgttggagGAATAAGGAGAGTGAGTTGGGGATATATATAGACGTAGCATAAAGGAAGGAACATGGAGCGTGATAAATTGACAATAAGTAGCCAGGCTGTGAAGTGTTGTTCCTCACTCACGGTCACGCTTTCAACAATTTGGAAATGGGAAGATATTTGTAGGATTGGTATCAGCTgggtattttattttgaacCAAGTGGATTGTGGGCTTTTGTATGGCTGACACGTGGAGAATTTGACTTTGTTCAGGATTTTCCATGTTATAGCTACTACAACGCTAACAAGTAAAAAATAGTATTTGTGTGGTGCGTGGGTCTTTCCACTCTATCTAGCGAAATCAAAATATTGGTTGTATAGTACAGGTGTCAAATTCACCGTCACTGCTGATGATGCATGGTCAAGAAGATATTTTCAACTGTTGCACCGGTACGAGGATAGTCGCCCATCTTCTTGACTAATTTGCAACTTTATTTGATTTCATGTTCTttgtctcttctttctctccatttgaatttagttattttttaattagcgTATTAATTTTTGATTGCTGGATAGAAGATTTGAAGTTTGTTCTCCCGCCTACATTCAAAACCGATTAGTATCttaatctaatgataaaaatctaccataaaaaataaatgttataagttgaaattttctcaaaaaaaaattatttctaatcCTTCCCTCTTTATTCATAAATTAGATCTATTCTTACTTTTAGTCTAATTTCTTTATTTgacatctttttttcttatatattttcatttatttatatgaattttgttATCGGGCATTGTTTgaggaaataattttaaacacttTTTGTGGAAAAAGGCATGAAGCACTTCAAAATATTAAGAGTAAATTACGCATTTAATTCCTAAAGGCTAGCTGCTACATGTctttagttcaaaaaataaaataaatatttgaaattagtttattttcaaactaaattttttttctttctttctttatttcattttcttttgttttgttttcttgggaaccaaacaaaacttaaaatcccagaatttaaaactcaaaaattcaaactGAAAAGTGGTTTGGTACCAATTATATGGAATTATGGCGAAGTTTTCTGGCCTCTAGCTTCGCATGGAGATAGTTTATTGATTTTTGTGAGATCTGCAAGGACTCTCTAATCTCTATATCATTAATATATAGATTTGATATTTAGAATTGGGTTACAAGTTATTAACTACCTTGTTTTAAAGTTCATGAAAAGCTTTGTTGCTTTGCCATTCAAAGGTTTCTGTTAACACTTATTAGATTGGAGGTCCgtttgtttagtgttttagtCCCTTCATGGTTCTCTCCTAGCTGTCCATACAACTGACTTAATACCACAGTGCAGCAATGGATAGAGAATATGCTAGTTTCACACAATATAAGAGAGGCTGATTCTATGGGATATATGCAGACCATCTTCACCACTCTATGGACCATATGGACTCACTGAAACATGGTGATCCATGAAGGAAAAGAGCCAAATCCCATGGAAGTAGTTCTGACTGCCCAAAATCTGTCTTGCAGGTACAAAGAAGCCTTTTTCCAGTCAATCAGTTTCAAACAGCAAGTGCAGAAGAACAGAACCAAAACTCAACACAGCTGCAGGACAATGGCAACTGATCATCAAGATTGCAGGGGTTAGGAGGAGGAAAGCAAAAAGTAGTGCGTGGGCATATGAAGCTAAGAATTTACAGGGAGTTATCATGTTTTGTGGCTAGCAGCACAGCAATTTCAACTTATGGGGCTGTACTGGTGGAGGAAGCTATCAAAGCCAGAAGTCATGGGTATCATCggattttgtttttatctaacAGTAGGAATCTAGTCCAAGTCAtcaacaagaagaagaacccAGGTTGGCGAGAGAAGACTATGGTTGCTGATCTAAAAATTTTGTACCAAATGGACTGAGCTCTAATCTGTTATTAGTCCCCAAAGTTGTTCTGCCAATACACCAAAGCTGGGTTAATCCAGCTATTTTGTATCTATGATAAACTCTGTATTTCTCCCTTtatttggtattaaaaaaaaaaaaaaagtgttttagtCCCTTCTCCAAAATtgcaaatagtaaaaaattcctattataattagaaaaacaaaaagaatattattCCTCAAGCCACTCATAACGTCAACAGTCAATCTTTTTCTTCcccaaataaaatatcaaacttCAAACACCACTCCTCGTTAGTTCTCTCTCCcaatttccctctctctctctctctctcacaaaacgAAATGGCAAGAGTAAAAGCAACGAATAAATTAGATGGATGC contains the following coding sequences:
- the LOC115959719 gene encoding dehydration-responsive element-binding protein 1B-like, which encodes MDIFKHFSYPQYLVGYDIWSSESESDSTRMMKLSNEEVMLASKTPKKQAGRKKFKETRHPVYRGVRRKNSKKWVCEVREPNKKSRIWLGTFPTVEMAARAHDVAAMALRGHSACLNFADSTWRLPMPASAEAKDIQRAAVEAAEMFRPTELDKASGDELRPMGKNAMSIATTAEATETEAKGVFFIDEEAVFGMPRLLANMAEGMLLPPPHYYGGDDMEIDTDVSLWSYSI